Proteins from a genomic interval of Neoarius graeffei isolate fNeoGra1 chromosome 24, fNeoGra1.pri, whole genome shotgun sequence:
- the prdm12b gene encoding PR domain zinc finger protein 12b yields MGSVLPAEALALKAGFKPHTLALSDIITSDILHSFLYGRWRNALGEHLFEEKSSAAGPKTAFTAEVLAQSFSGEVQKLSSLVLPSEVIIAQSSIPGEGLGIFSKTWIKAGTEMGPFTGRVIAPEHVDLFKNNNLMWEVFNEDGTVRYFIDASQEDHRSWMTYIKCARNEQEQNLEVVQIGSSIFYKAVETIPPDQELLVWYGNSHNTFLGIPGVPGMDDEHQKKHKSEDFHVCDTSLSGTSLGTAGRMRCVICHRGFNSRSNLRSHMRIHTLDKPFVCRFCNRRFSQSSTLRNHVRLHTGERPYKCHVCQSAYSQLAGLRAHQKSARHRPPSAGPVVGLQNPSPPPPPQMAAVPHPASLVHHIPTMVL; encoded by the exons ATGGGTTCCGTGTTGCCCGCTGAAGCGCTGGCCCTGAAGGCTGGATTTAAGCCGCACACTCTGGCTCTGTCAGACATCATCACCTCAGACATCCTGCACAGTTTCCTGTACGGCCGTTGGAGAAACGCGCTCGGAGAGCATCTGTTCGAGGAGAAGAGCAGCGCCGCGGGACCCAAAACGGCCTTCACCGCGGAGGTGCTGGCACAGTCCTTCTCCGGAG AGGTGCAGAAACTGTCAAGCCTTGTGTTGCCCAGTGAGGTGATCATTGCACAGAGTTCCATCCCTGGTGAGGGTCTTGGCATCTTCTCCAAGACATGGATCAAGGCAGGCACTGAGATGGGACCCTTCACTGGCAGGGTCATTGCACCTGAACATGTAGACCTCTTTAAGAACAACAACCTCATGTGGGAG GTTTTCAATGAGGACGGGACAGTGCGCTACTTCATTGATGCCAGTCAAGAGGATCATCGCAGCTGGATGACTTACATTAAGTGTGCTCGGAATGAGCAGGAGCAGAACCTAGAGGTGGTGCAGATTGGAAGCAGCATATTTTACAAAGCGGTagag ACAATACCACCAGATCAGGAACTGCTGGTATGGTATGGGAATTCACATAATACATTTTTAGGTATTCCTGGGGTTCCTGGCATGGACGATGAACATCAGAAGAAGCATAAAAGTG AAGATTTCCACGTGTGCGACACCTCATTGTCCGGCACGTCCCTGGGCACGGCGGGCCGCATGCGCTGCGTGATCTGCCACCGCGGCTTTAATTCACGCAGCAATCTGCGCTCACACATGCGCATCCACACACTCGACAAACCCTTCGTTTGTCGCTTCTGCAACCGTCGGTTTAGTCAGTCATCCACGCTGCGCAACCACGTGCGCCTGCACACCGGCGAGCGCCCCTACAAGTGCCACGTGTGCCAGAGTGCCTACTCACAGCTGGCAGGCCTTCGTGCGCACCAGAAAAGCGCAAGGCACCGTCCACCTAGTGCCGGGCCCGTGGTGGGGCTGCAAAACCCctcacctcctcctccacctcagaTGGCAGCGGTGCCTCACCCGGCTTCGCTGGTGCACCACATACCCACCATGGTGCTGTGA